One Theropithecus gelada isolate Dixy chromosome 3, Tgel_1.0, whole genome shotgun sequence genomic window carries:
- the SLC4A2 gene encoding anion exchange protein 2 isoform X3 → MSSAPRCPTKGADSFRTPEPESLGPGTPGFPEQEEDELHRTLGVERFEEILHEAGSRGGEEPGRSYGEEDFEYHRQSSHHIHHPLSTHLPPDARRRKTPQGPGRKPRRRPGASPTGETPTIEEGEEDEDEASEAEGARAVTQPSPASTPSSVQFFLQEDDSADRKAEKTSPSSPAPLPHQEATPRASKGAQAGTQVEEAVAVASGTAGGDDGGASGRPLPKAQPGHRSYNLQERRRIGSMTGAEQALLPRVPTDESEAQTLATADLDLMKSHRFEDVPGVRRHLVRKNAKGSTQSGREGREPGPTPRARPRAPHKPHEVFVELNELLLDKNQEPQWRETARWIKFEEDVEEETERWGKPHVASLSFRSLLELRRTLAHGAVLLDLDQQTLPGVAHQVVEQMVISDQIKAEDRANVLRALLLKHSHPSDEKDFSFPRNISAGSLGSLLGHHHGQGAESDPHVTEPLIGGVPETRLEVERERELPPPAPPAGITRSKSKHELKLLEKIPENAEATVVLVGCVEFLSRPTMAFVRLREAVELDAVLEVPVPVRFLFLLLGPSSANMDYHEIGRSISTLMSDKQFHEAAYLADERDDLLTAINAFLDCSVVLPPSEVQGEELLRSVAHFQRQMLKKREEQGRLLPTGAGLEPKSAQDKALLQMVEAAGAAEDDPLRRTGRPFGGLIRDVRRRYPHYLSDFRDALDPQCLAAVIFIYFAALSPAITFGGLLGEKTQDLIGVSELIMSTALQGVVFCLLGAQPLLVIGFSGPLLVFEEAFFSFCSSNHLEYLVGRVWIGFWLVLLALLMVALEGSFLVRFVSRFTQEIFAFLISLIFIYETFYKLVKIFQEHPLHGCSASNSSEVDGGENMTWAGARPTLGPGNRSLAGQSGQGKPRGQPNTALLSLVLMAGTFFIAFFLRKFKNSRFFPGRIRRVIGDFGVPIAILIMVLVDYSIEDTYTQKLSVPSGFSVTAPEKRGWVINPLGEKSPFPVWMMVASLLPAILVFILIFMETQITTLIISKKERMLQKGSGFHLDLLLIVAMGGICALFGLPWLAAATVRSVTHANALTVMSKAVAPGDKPKIQEVKEQRVTGLLVALLVGLSIVIGDLLRQIPLAVLFGIFLYMGVTSLNGIQFYERLHLLLMPPKHHPDVTYVKKVRTLRMHLFTALQLLCLALLWAVMSTAASLAFPFILILTVPLRMVVLTRIFTEREMKCLDANEAEPVFDEREGVDEYNEMPMPV, encoded by the exons ATGAGCAGCGCCCCCCGGTGCCCCACCAAGGGCGCAGATTCTTTCCGCACG CCAGAGCCAGAGAGCTTGGGCCCTGGGACGCCTGGGTTCCCCGAGCAGGAGGAAGACGAACTTCACCGCACCCTGGGCGTGGAGCGGTTTGAGGAGATCCTACATGAGGCCGGGTCTCGCGGAGGGGAGGAGCCAGGCCGCAGCTATGGGGAGGAAGACTTTGAGT ACCACCGCCAGTCCTCCCACCACATCCATCACCCACTGTCCACCCACCTGCCTCCGGATGCACGCCGCCGCAAGACACCCCAGGGCCCAGGACGGAAGCCTCGAAGGCGCCCAGGAGCCTCCCCGACTGGAGAAACCCCTACTattgaggaaggggaggaagatgaGGATGAGGCTAGCGAGGCCGAGGGGGCCCGGGCAGTCACGCAGCCATCCCCTGCCTCCACACCCTCCTCGGTGCAG TTCTTTCTCCAAGAGGATGACAGTGCTGACCGGAAGGCAGAGAAGACCAGTCCGTCTTCCCCTGCACCACTGCCCCACCAGGAGGCAACTCCTCGGGCCTCCAAAGGGGCCCAGGCTGG aacccaggtggaggAGGCGGTGGCGGTGGCCAGTGGCACCGCAGGGGGTGACGACGGGGGTGCCTCGGGGCGCCCCCTGCCCaaagcccagcctgggcaccgCAGCTACAACCTTCAGGAGAGGAGGCGCATCGGGAGCATGACGGGGGCTGAGCAGGCACTGCTGCCTCGGGTCCCCACGGATGAGAGTGAGGCCCAGACGCTGGCCACAGCCGACCTAGACCTCATGAAGA GTCACCGATTTGAGGACGTTCCTGGGGTGCGGCGGCACTTGGTGCGGAAGAATGCCAAAGGTTCCACACAGAGTGGCCGAGAAGGGCGGGAGCCTGGCCCCACACCTCGGGCCCGACCCCGGGCCCCCCACAAGCCCCATGAG GTGTTTGTGGAGCTGAATGAGTTGCTGCTGGACAAAAACCAGGAGCCCCAGTGGCGGGAGACAGCTCGCTGGATCAAATTTGAAGAGGACGTGGAGGAGGAGACAGAGCGCTGGGGGAAGCCCCATGTGGCCTCCCTCTCCTTCCGCAGTCTCCTGGAGCTCCGCAGGACCCTTGCCCATG GGGCTGTGCTCTTGGATCTGGACCAGCAGACCCTGCCCGGAGTGGCCCACCAGGTGGTGGAGCAGATGGTCATCTCTGACCAGATCAAGGCTGAGGACAGGGCCAATGTGCTGCGGGCCCTGCTGCTGAAACACAG CCACCCGAGTGATGAGAAGGACTTCTCCTTCCCCCGCAACATTTCGGCTGGCTCCCTGGGCTCCCTGCTGGGGCATCACCATGGTCAGGGGGCTGAGAGTGATCCCCACGTCACTGAGCCTCTCATTGGAGGTGTTCCTGAGACCCGGCTGGAGGTGGAGCGAGAG CGCGAGCTGCCGCCTCCAGCACCACCAGCTGGCATCACCCGCTCCAAGTCCAAGCACGAGCTGAAGCTGCTGGAGAAGATCCCTGAGAATGCTGAGGCCACGGTGGTCCTCGTGG GCTGTGTGGAATTCCTCTCCCGCCCCACCATGGCCTTTGTGCGGCTCCGGGAGGCCGTGGAGTTGGACGCAGTGTTGGAAGTGCCGGTGCCTGTGCGTTTCCTCTTCCTGCTGCTGGGCCCGAGCAGCGCCAACATGGACTACCACGAGATCGGCCGCTCCATCTCCACCCTCATGTCAGACAAG CAATTCCACGAGGCAGCCTACCTGGCTGACGAGCGGGACGACCTGCTGACGGCCATCAACGCTTTCCTCGACTGCAGCGTGGTGCTGCCGCCCTCAGAAGTGCAGGGCGAGGAGCTGCTGCGCTCCGTGGCCCACTTCCAGCGCCAGATGCTCAAGAAGCGAGAGGAGCAGGGCCGGCTGCTGCCCACAGGGGCCGGGCTGGAGCCCAAATCTGCTCAAGATAAGG CGCTCCTGCAGATGGTAGAGGCGGCAGGGGCAGCTGAAGATGATCCCCTTCGGCGGACGGGGCGGCCCTTTGGTGGGCTGATCCGAGATGTGCGGCGCCGCTATCCCCACTACCTGAGTGACTTCCGAGATGCACTTGACCCTCAGTGCCTGGCTGCCGTCATCTTCATCTACTTTGCCGCCCTGTCTCCTGCCATCACCTTTGGGGGGCTGCTGG GAGAGAAGACGCAGGACCTGATAGGGGTGTCGGAGCTGATTATGTCCACAGCGCTCCAGGGTGTGGTCTTCTGCCTGCTGGGTGCCCAGCCCCTGTTGGTGATCGGCTTCTCGGGGCCCCTGCTGGTCTTTGAGGAGGCGTTCTTCTCG TTCTGTAGCAGCAACCACCTGGAGTACCTGGTGGGCCGCGTGTGGATCGGCTTCTGGCTGGTGCTCCTGGCCCTGCTCATGGTGGCCCTGGAGGGGAGCTTCCTGGTCCGCTTCGTCTCCCGCTTCACCCAGGAGATCTTCGCCTTCTTGATATCACTCATCTTCATCTATGAGACCTTCTACAAGCTGGTGAAG ATCTTCCAGGAGCACCCCCTGCATGGCTGCTCAGCCTCCAACAGCTCAGAGGTGGACGGCGGTGAGAACATGACATGGGCCGGGGCAAGACCCACGCTGGGGCCGGGCAACAGGAGCTTGGCTGGGCAGTCTGGGCAGGGGAAGCCCCGGGGCCAGCCCAACACGGCTCTGCTGTCGCTGGTGCTCATGGCCGGCACCTTCTTCATCGCCTTCTTCCTGCGCAAATTCAAGAACAGCCGGTTCTTTCCTGGCCGG ATCCGGCGGGTGATTGGGGACTTTGGGGTGCCCATCGCCATCCTCATCATGGTGCTTGTGGATTACAGTATTGAGGACACCTATACCCAG AAGCTGAGCGTTCCCAGTGGATTCTCGGTGACTGCCCCAGAAAAGAGGGGCTGGGTCATCAACCCTCTGGGGGAGAAGAGCCCCTTCCCTGTGTGGATGATGGTTGCCAGCCTGCTGCCTGCCATCCtggtcttcatcctcattttcATGGAGACACAGATCACCAC GCTCATCATCTCCAAGAAGGAGCGCATGCTGCAGAAGGGCTCCGGCTTCCACCTGGACCTGCTGCTCATTGTGGCCATGGGCGGCATCTGTGCCCTCTTTGGCCTGCCCTGGTTGGCTGCTGCCACTGTCCGCTCCGTCACTCACGCCAACGCGCTCACTGTCATGAGCAAGGCTGTGGCACCTGGGGACAAGCCCAAGATTCAGGAGGTCAAGGAACAGCGGGTGacagggctgctggttgccctgCTTGTGG GCCTCTCCATAGTTATCGGGGATCTGCTCCGGCAGATCCCCCTGGCTGTGCTCTTTGGAATTTTCCTGTACATGGGAGTCACCTCCCTTAATGGGATCCAGTTCTATGAACGGCTGCATCTGCTGCTCATGCCACCCAAACACCACCCAGATGTCACTTACGTCAAGAAG GTCCGGACCCTCCGTATGCACCTGTTCACGGCCCTGCAGCTGCTCTGCCTGGCCCTGCTCTGGGCTGTCATGTCCACAGCTGCCTCCCTGGCCTTCCCCTTCATCCTCATCCTCACAGTGCCGCTccgcatggtggtgctcacccgCATCTTCACCGAGCGAGAGATGAAATGT TTGGATGCTAACGAGGCAGAGCCGGTGTTTGATGAGCGGGAGGGTGTGGACGAGTACAATGAGATGCCCATGCCTGTGTAG
- the SLC4A2 gene encoding anion exchange protein 2 isoform X1: MSSAPRCPTKGADSFRTPEPESLGPGTPGFPEQEEDELHRTLGVERFEEILHEAGSRGGEEPGRSYGEEDFEYHRQSSHHIHHPLSTHLPPDARRRKTPQGPGRKPRRRPGASPTGETPTIEEGEEDEDEASEAEGARAVTQPSPASTPSSVQFFLQEDDSADRKAEKTSPSSPAPLPHQEATPRASKGAQAGTQVEEAVAVASGTAGGDDGGASGRPLPKAQPGHRSYNLQERRRIGSMTGAEQALLPRVPTDESEAQTLATADLDLMKSHRFEDVPGVRRHLVRKNAKGSTQSGREGREPGPTPRARPRAPHKPHEVFVELNELLLDKNQEPQWRETARWIKFEEDVEEETERWGKPHVASLSFRSLLELRRTLAHGAVLLDLDQQTLPGVAHQVVEQMVISDQIKAEDRANVLRALLLKHSHPSDEKDFSFPRNISAGSLGSLLGHHHGQGAESDPHVTEPLIGGVPETRLEVERERELPPPAPPAGITRSKSKHELKLLEKIPENAEATVVLVGCVEFLSRPTMAFVRLREAVELDAVLEVPVPVRFLFLLLGPSSANMDYHEIGRSISTLMSDKQFHEAAYLADERDDLLTAINAFLDCSVVLPPSEVQGEELLRSVAHFQRQMLKKREEQGRLLPTGAGLEPKSAQDKALLQMVEAAGAAEDDPLRRTGRPFGGLIRDVRRRYPHYLSDFRDALDPQCLAAVIFIYFAALSPAITFGGLLGEKTQDLIGVSELIMSTALQGVVFCLLGAQPLLVIGFSGPLLVFEEAFFSFCSSNHLEYLVGRVWIGFWLVLLALLMVALEGSFLVRFVSRFTQEIFAFLISLIFIYETFYKLVKIFQEHPLHGCSASNSSEVDGGENMTWAGARPTLGPGNRSLAGQSGQGKPRGQPNTALLSLVLMAGTFFIAFFLRKFKNSRFFPGRIRRVIGDFGVPIAILIMVLVDYSIEDTYTQKLSVPSGFSVTAPEKRGWVINPLGEKSPFPVWMMVASLLPAILVFILIFMETQITTLIISKKERMLQKGSGFHLDLLLIVAMGGICALFGLPWLAAATVRSVTHANALTVMSKAVAPGDKPKIQEVKEQRVTGLLVALLVGLSIVIGDLLRQIPLAVLFGIFLYMGVTSLNGIQFYERLHLLLMPPKHHPDVTYVKKVSLTQLPTGRGVPLAILVYLGHSPAAPPICPLQPAPTSSLYQPGSVAPRNVLPSPTPKRGESLPSSRLGRNLGSPVSAPQVRTLRMHLFTALQLLCLALLWAVMSTAASLAFPFILILTVPLRMVVLTRIFTEREMKCVSPPACLPQSLLPPCGSGKVPHPPLPFLTTPHPTVGC; this comes from the exons ATGAGCAGCGCCCCCCGGTGCCCCACCAAGGGCGCAGATTCTTTCCGCACG CCAGAGCCAGAGAGCTTGGGCCCTGGGACGCCTGGGTTCCCCGAGCAGGAGGAAGACGAACTTCACCGCACCCTGGGCGTGGAGCGGTTTGAGGAGATCCTACATGAGGCCGGGTCTCGCGGAGGGGAGGAGCCAGGCCGCAGCTATGGGGAGGAAGACTTTGAGT ACCACCGCCAGTCCTCCCACCACATCCATCACCCACTGTCCACCCACCTGCCTCCGGATGCACGCCGCCGCAAGACACCCCAGGGCCCAGGACGGAAGCCTCGAAGGCGCCCAGGAGCCTCCCCGACTGGAGAAACCCCTACTattgaggaaggggaggaagatgaGGATGAGGCTAGCGAGGCCGAGGGGGCCCGGGCAGTCACGCAGCCATCCCCTGCCTCCACACCCTCCTCGGTGCAG TTCTTTCTCCAAGAGGATGACAGTGCTGACCGGAAGGCAGAGAAGACCAGTCCGTCTTCCCCTGCACCACTGCCCCACCAGGAGGCAACTCCTCGGGCCTCCAAAGGGGCCCAGGCTGG aacccaggtggaggAGGCGGTGGCGGTGGCCAGTGGCACCGCAGGGGGTGACGACGGGGGTGCCTCGGGGCGCCCCCTGCCCaaagcccagcctgggcaccgCAGCTACAACCTTCAGGAGAGGAGGCGCATCGGGAGCATGACGGGGGCTGAGCAGGCACTGCTGCCTCGGGTCCCCACGGATGAGAGTGAGGCCCAGACGCTGGCCACAGCCGACCTAGACCTCATGAAGA GTCACCGATTTGAGGACGTTCCTGGGGTGCGGCGGCACTTGGTGCGGAAGAATGCCAAAGGTTCCACACAGAGTGGCCGAGAAGGGCGGGAGCCTGGCCCCACACCTCGGGCCCGACCCCGGGCCCCCCACAAGCCCCATGAG GTGTTTGTGGAGCTGAATGAGTTGCTGCTGGACAAAAACCAGGAGCCCCAGTGGCGGGAGACAGCTCGCTGGATCAAATTTGAAGAGGACGTGGAGGAGGAGACAGAGCGCTGGGGGAAGCCCCATGTGGCCTCCCTCTCCTTCCGCAGTCTCCTGGAGCTCCGCAGGACCCTTGCCCATG GGGCTGTGCTCTTGGATCTGGACCAGCAGACCCTGCCCGGAGTGGCCCACCAGGTGGTGGAGCAGATGGTCATCTCTGACCAGATCAAGGCTGAGGACAGGGCCAATGTGCTGCGGGCCCTGCTGCTGAAACACAG CCACCCGAGTGATGAGAAGGACTTCTCCTTCCCCCGCAACATTTCGGCTGGCTCCCTGGGCTCCCTGCTGGGGCATCACCATGGTCAGGGGGCTGAGAGTGATCCCCACGTCACTGAGCCTCTCATTGGAGGTGTTCCTGAGACCCGGCTGGAGGTGGAGCGAGAG CGCGAGCTGCCGCCTCCAGCACCACCAGCTGGCATCACCCGCTCCAAGTCCAAGCACGAGCTGAAGCTGCTGGAGAAGATCCCTGAGAATGCTGAGGCCACGGTGGTCCTCGTGG GCTGTGTGGAATTCCTCTCCCGCCCCACCATGGCCTTTGTGCGGCTCCGGGAGGCCGTGGAGTTGGACGCAGTGTTGGAAGTGCCGGTGCCTGTGCGTTTCCTCTTCCTGCTGCTGGGCCCGAGCAGCGCCAACATGGACTACCACGAGATCGGCCGCTCCATCTCCACCCTCATGTCAGACAAG CAATTCCACGAGGCAGCCTACCTGGCTGACGAGCGGGACGACCTGCTGACGGCCATCAACGCTTTCCTCGACTGCAGCGTGGTGCTGCCGCCCTCAGAAGTGCAGGGCGAGGAGCTGCTGCGCTCCGTGGCCCACTTCCAGCGCCAGATGCTCAAGAAGCGAGAGGAGCAGGGCCGGCTGCTGCCCACAGGGGCCGGGCTGGAGCCCAAATCTGCTCAAGATAAGG CGCTCCTGCAGATGGTAGAGGCGGCAGGGGCAGCTGAAGATGATCCCCTTCGGCGGACGGGGCGGCCCTTTGGTGGGCTGATCCGAGATGTGCGGCGCCGCTATCCCCACTACCTGAGTGACTTCCGAGATGCACTTGACCCTCAGTGCCTGGCTGCCGTCATCTTCATCTACTTTGCCGCCCTGTCTCCTGCCATCACCTTTGGGGGGCTGCTGG GAGAGAAGACGCAGGACCTGATAGGGGTGTCGGAGCTGATTATGTCCACAGCGCTCCAGGGTGTGGTCTTCTGCCTGCTGGGTGCCCAGCCCCTGTTGGTGATCGGCTTCTCGGGGCCCCTGCTGGTCTTTGAGGAGGCGTTCTTCTCG TTCTGTAGCAGCAACCACCTGGAGTACCTGGTGGGCCGCGTGTGGATCGGCTTCTGGCTGGTGCTCCTGGCCCTGCTCATGGTGGCCCTGGAGGGGAGCTTCCTGGTCCGCTTCGTCTCCCGCTTCACCCAGGAGATCTTCGCCTTCTTGATATCACTCATCTTCATCTATGAGACCTTCTACAAGCTGGTGAAG ATCTTCCAGGAGCACCCCCTGCATGGCTGCTCAGCCTCCAACAGCTCAGAGGTGGACGGCGGTGAGAACATGACATGGGCCGGGGCAAGACCCACGCTGGGGCCGGGCAACAGGAGCTTGGCTGGGCAGTCTGGGCAGGGGAAGCCCCGGGGCCAGCCCAACACGGCTCTGCTGTCGCTGGTGCTCATGGCCGGCACCTTCTTCATCGCCTTCTTCCTGCGCAAATTCAAGAACAGCCGGTTCTTTCCTGGCCGG ATCCGGCGGGTGATTGGGGACTTTGGGGTGCCCATCGCCATCCTCATCATGGTGCTTGTGGATTACAGTATTGAGGACACCTATACCCAG AAGCTGAGCGTTCCCAGTGGATTCTCGGTGACTGCCCCAGAAAAGAGGGGCTGGGTCATCAACCCTCTGGGGGAGAAGAGCCCCTTCCCTGTGTGGATGATGGTTGCCAGCCTGCTGCCTGCCATCCtggtcttcatcctcattttcATGGAGACACAGATCACCAC GCTCATCATCTCCAAGAAGGAGCGCATGCTGCAGAAGGGCTCCGGCTTCCACCTGGACCTGCTGCTCATTGTGGCCATGGGCGGCATCTGTGCCCTCTTTGGCCTGCCCTGGTTGGCTGCTGCCACTGTCCGCTCCGTCACTCACGCCAACGCGCTCACTGTCATGAGCAAGGCTGTGGCACCTGGGGACAAGCCCAAGATTCAGGAGGTCAAGGAACAGCGGGTGacagggctgctggttgccctgCTTGTGG GCCTCTCCATAGTTATCGGGGATCTGCTCCGGCAGATCCCCCTGGCTGTGCTCTTTGGAATTTTCCTGTACATGGGAGTCACCTCCCTTAATGGGATCCAGTTCTATGAACGGCTGCATCTGCTGCTCATGCCACCCAAACACCACCCAGATGTCACTTACGTCAAGAAGGTaagcctcacccagctccccacTGGAAGGGGTGTGCCTCTGGCCATCCTGGTCTACTTGGGTCATTCTCCAGCTGCCCCTCccatctgcccacttcagccagCCCCCACCTCCTCTCTGTACCAACCGGGCTCTGTGGCACCTAGGAATGTTCTTCCATCCCCGACTCCGAAGAGGGGAGAGTCTCTTCCCAGCAGCAGGCTGGGGAGGAACCTGGGCTCACCTGTCTCCGCCCCCCAGGTCCGGACCCTCCGTATGCACCTGTTCACGGCCCTGCAGCTGCTCTGCCTGGCCCTGCTCTGGGCTGTCATGTCCACAGCTGCCTCCCTGGCCTTCCCCTTCATCCTCATCCTCACAGTGCCGCTccgcatggtggtgctcacccgCATCTTCACCGAGCGAGAGATGAAATGTGTAAGCCCTCCCGCCTGCCTCCCCCAGTCCCTCTTGCCTCCCTGTGGATCTGGAAaggtcccccaccccccacttccCTTCTTGACCACCCCTCACCCCACAGTTGGATGCTAA